The proteins below come from a single Dermatophilaceae bacterium Soc4.6 genomic window:
- a CDS encoding alkaline phosphatase family protein, translating into MPTRARSRRLVVATAALAAALLAVAGTPTGAALAAGSGAVPAVKVAANPVLGNFKHLVVIYEENHSFDNLYGNWRDVRGIPVEGLNQAVGANTTQVSQDGRAYGCLLQNDVNLTTPPLSSKCAQGSSSGSTAGTTFDSHFVN; encoded by the coding sequence GTGCCCACTCGAGCACGTTCGAGGCGACTGGTCGTCGCTACCGCTGCCCTGGCCGCCGCCCTCCTGGCCGTGGCCGGCACCCCCACAGGTGCCGCCCTCGCCGCCGGCAGCGGCGCCGTCCCTGCCGTCAAGGTCGCCGCCAACCCGGTGCTCGGCAACTTCAAGCACCTCGTGGTGATCTACGAGGAGAACCACAGCTTCGACAACCTCTACGGCAACTGGCGCGACGTCCGCGGCATCCCGGTCGAGGGGCTGAACCAGGCGGTCGGCGCCAACACCACCCAGGTGTCCCAGGACGGGCGAGCGTACGGCTGCCTCCTGCAGAACGACGTCAACCTCACGACGCCCCCGCTGTCGTCGAAGTGCGCCCAGGGGTCGAGCTCGGGCTCGACCGCCGGCACCACCTTCGACAGCCACTTCGTCAACTAG
- a CDS encoding alkaline phosphatase family protein — translation MFAPNGVKAGSGLPGGCTRDIVHRFYQEQYQIDGGKQDRYVTGSDAAGLTMGTYDTRTTPVYRYLHQSGAPKYVVADHFFQAAFGGSFLNHQYLVAAQAPTYTCVDTAAVCSANDLHSVVDTNGMPTTYPLYSPTSTVKDAQLTQACAQGTTNPSVACGDNAVNTIQPLSQPFAPGTIPAKRLQVDDATTAKNIGDTMTAADVSWNWYSGGWDNAAGNTTGLGWTNGATPGTCADPNAIPGNYPYCPDKLFQFHHQPLNYFSNYAEGGPGRSHLQDEKNFIASAQGGTLPQVSFVKPVGEENEHPGYASTTNGESHLVDLLKAVTSGPQAKDTLVVVTYDEFGGQWDHVSPPSAATGAPAGTTDLYGPGTRIPALVVSAGLPHSGVAKTTFDTTSIMATIERGFGAAAVATRDASVSDLRSTLTAAGVSLNPPPPRDPGRSPQPRWPAGAPLGSTRLVGSVRGHPSRPGARENGSHEGCRGRSTPGLRPPQDSRPGLCAPSAGDPAGDRRPHLPAGRRPDGLQQPGHRAPSGADSPHERDRRLRLRAASARQRSP, via the coding sequence GTGTTCGCCCCCAACGGCGTCAAGGCCGGCTCGGGGCTGCCGGGTGGCTGCACCCGCGACATCGTGCACCGCTTCTACCAGGAGCAGTACCAGATCGACGGGGGCAAGCAGGACCGCTACGTCACCGGCAGCGACGCCGCCGGGCTGACCATGGGCACCTACGACACGCGCACGACCCCGGTCTACCGCTACCTCCACCAGAGCGGGGCACCGAAGTACGTCGTGGCCGACCACTTCTTCCAGGCCGCCTTCGGCGGGTCGTTCCTTAACCACCAGTACCTCGTGGCCGCCCAGGCACCGACGTACACCTGCGTGGACACGGCCGCGGTGTGCTCCGCCAACGACCTGCACTCCGTGGTCGACACGAACGGGATGCCGACGACCTACCCGCTCTACTCTCCGACCTCCACCGTGAAGGACGCCCAGCTGACGCAGGCCTGCGCGCAGGGCACGACGAACCCCTCCGTGGCCTGCGGTGACAACGCCGTCAACACGATCCAGCCGCTGTCGCAGCCGTTTGCCCCGGGCACGATCCCGGCCAAGCGGCTCCAGGTCGACGACGCGACCACGGCGAAGAACATCGGCGACACGATGACTGCCGCCGACGTGTCGTGGAACTGGTACTCCGGTGGCTGGGACAACGCGGCCGGCAACACGACCGGTCTCGGCTGGACCAACGGCGCGACCCCCGGCACGTGCGCCGACCCGAACGCCATCCCAGGCAACTACCCCTACTGCCCTGACAAGCTCTTCCAGTTCCACCACCAGCCCCTCAACTACTTCAGCAACTACGCCGAGGGTGGCCCCGGCCGCAGCCACCTGCAGGACGAGAAGAACTTCATCGCCTCGGCCCAGGGCGGCACCCTGCCACAGGTCAGCTTCGTCAAGCCGGTGGGCGAGGAGAACGAGCACCCCGGGTACGCCAGCACCACCAACGGTGAGAGCCACCTGGTCGACCTGCTGAAGGCCGTCACCAGCGGCCCCCAGGCGAAGGACACGCTGGTCGTCGTGACCTACGACGAGTTCGGCGGGCAGTGGGACCACGTCTCGCCACCCAGCGCCGCCACCGGTGCCCCGGCCGGCACGACCGACCTCTACGGTCCGGGGACGCGGATCCCGGCCCTCGTCGTGTCCGCGGGGCTCCCGCACAGCGGGGTCGCGAAGACGACCTTCGACACGACGTCGATCATGGCCACCATCGAGCGCGGCTTCGGGGCCGCCGCGGTCGCCACCCGCGACGCGTCGGTGTCTGACCTGCGCAGCACGCTCACCGCCGCCGGGGTCTCCCTGAACCCCCCCCCCCCCCGCGACCCGGGCCGGTCACCGCAGCCGCGGTGGCCGGCCGGGGCGCCGCTGGGCTCCACACGACTAGTCGGATCGGTCCGGGGTCATCCCTCGCGACCCGGGGCACGAGAGAATGGTTCTCATGAGGGCTGTCGCGGTCGATCTACCCCGGGTCTCAGGCCGCCACAAGACTCACGCCCTGGCCTCTGCGCGCCGAGCGCGGGCGATCCAGCTGGTGACCGAAGGCCACACCTACCAGCAGGTCGCCGACCAGATGGGCTACAGCAACCGGGGCACCGTGCACCCTCTGGTGCGGACAGCCCTCATGAACGAGACCGTCGACTCCGTCTCCGAGCTGCGTCGGCTCGACAGCGATCGCCTTGA
- a CDS encoding twin-arginine translocation signal domain-containing protein has translation MQRIMERRHVLRAASAAGAAAVTGLALTDSARADDGEGGDSVLGAWVVTHRDDPPGPPNIGKSIVTAALGGALENVEIAPPTGVGAGAWRSLGGGRFQSVFQTGAPGQTATDPGVIVEVRPRGRVHGNTMSGTYTVRALDADNGAVLFSGTGTFTGIRLIP, from the coding sequence ATGCAGAGAATCATGGAACGCCGACACGTCCTTCGTGCCGCGAGTGCCGCCGGAGCGGCGGCGGTTACAGGACTCGCGCTCACAGACTCGGCTCGCGCCGATGACGGCGAAGGGGGCGACTCGGTCCTGGGCGCCTGGGTGGTCACCCACCGCGACGACCCGCCCGGTCCACCCAACATTGGAAAGTCGATCGTCACCGCCGCCCTCGGCGGAGCGCTGGAGAATGTGGAGATTGCCCCGCCTACCGGCGTCGGTGCGGGCGCGTGGCGGAGTCTGGGCGGCGGGAGGTTCCAGTCGGTGTTCCAGACCGGGGCTCCTGGCCAGACTGCGACCGACCCGGGCGTGATCGTCGAGGTCCGCCCCCGCGGCCGAGTCCACGGCAACACGATGTCCGGGACGTACACCGTGAGGGCGTTGGACGCTGATAACGGAGCCGTGCTCTTCTCCGGGACAGGAACGTTTACCGGGATCCGGCTGATCCCCTGA
- a CDS encoding FUSC family protein, translating to MSLKAVVWVHGDLGKDPLRWRVRLRHLLWWLWPSWPTSWSQVPARVRAGSAQIARLTVAAVLSYLIANRVSPGLTDLTAPLTALLVVQASTVGTLRMGLVRVGAVLTGVLVAVGLASSTGLTWWSLAAVIVASLALAKVFRLGEQSLEAPISAMLILAVSSPELAAEVRIINTLIGAVVGIAFSLLAPVTIPNARARDAVRGVARAQAGLLNEVSLTVASRTPHPEETTAWLTWADHIDRDIDTATACVQAVEQSRKLNPLALASPTVHHGLADALGRLDRCLAAVRALLNVIAHQVPPTVDTAERAVAVELRRAFAVVLDDLAGGLRSYADLIDAEYGPSPAERVDEVFQCTLDVVRESRAVVTELMLVDVDPRQHADLWMLQGSVLSGVEHVLRQLDLEHPGHRTEAWLARGATPLNPQTSQAWRTVRRSLTRSP from the coding sequence GTGAGCCTTAAGGCGGTGGTGTGGGTGCATGGTGACCTGGGAAAGGACCCGCTGCGGTGGCGTGTGCGCCTACGTCACCTGCTGTGGTGGCTCTGGCCGTCGTGGCCGACGTCCTGGTCTCAGGTGCCCGCTCGAGTGCGGGCGGGGTCCGCGCAGATCGCCCGGCTGACGGTGGCCGCGGTGCTGTCGTACCTCATTGCCAACCGGGTCTCTCCCGGCCTCACCGACCTCACCGCACCGCTGACCGCGCTGTTGGTCGTTCAGGCGTCGACGGTCGGAACCCTCCGGATGGGACTGGTCCGGGTGGGAGCAGTGCTGACCGGTGTCCTGGTGGCCGTCGGCCTGGCCAGCTCGACCGGGCTCACCTGGTGGAGCCTGGCCGCCGTCATCGTCGCCTCGCTCGCGCTGGCCAAGGTCTTTCGCCTGGGCGAGCAGTCCCTGGAGGCTCCGATCAGCGCGATGCTGATCCTGGCCGTCTCCTCGCCGGAGCTGGCCGCCGAGGTCCGCATCATCAACACCCTCATCGGCGCGGTCGTCGGCATCGCTTTCAGTCTGCTCGCGCCGGTGACGATACCCAACGCGCGGGCGCGCGACGCCGTACGCGGTGTGGCCCGCGCGCAGGCCGGTCTGCTCAACGAGGTGTCCCTGACCGTGGCGAGCAGGACCCCGCACCCGGAGGAGACGACCGCCTGGCTCACCTGGGCCGACCACATCGACCGCGACATCGACACGGCGACCGCCTGCGTGCAGGCCGTCGAACAGAGTCGCAAGCTCAACCCGCTCGCGCTCGCCAGCCCCACCGTGCACCACGGACTGGCTGACGCGCTCGGTCGCCTCGATCGGTGTCTCGCCGCCGTTCGCGCCCTCCTGAACGTCATCGCCCACCAGGTGCCGCCCACCGTGGACACCGCCGAGCGCGCCGTCGCCGTCGAGCTGAGGCGGGCGTTCGCCGTGGTCTTGGACGACCTCGCCGGCGGCCTGCGCTCCTATGCCGACCTGATCGACGCCGAGTACGGCCCGAGCCCAGCCGAACGGGTCGACGAGGTCTTCCAGTGCACCCTCGACGTCGTACGCGAGAGCCGAGCCGTGGTCACCGAGCTGATGCTGGTCGACGTCGACCCGCGCCAGCACGCAGACCTCTGGATGCTCCAGGGTTCGGTGCTCTCCGGGGTCGAGCACGTCCTGCGGCAGCTCGACCTCGAGCACCCCGGACACCGCACCGAAGCGTGGCTCGCGCGCGGGGCCACCCCTCTCAACCCCCAGACCTCGCAGGCCTGGCGCACCGTGCGCCGCTCGCTCACACGAAGCCCCTGA
- a CDS encoding IS1182 family transposase encodes MQGRPLDARELLDAESVAGHLVDEGSVFGLLAQQRRVLFPEAMFADLFPSRLGRPSVPVDVAASVMVLQSLHGLSDREAMAALRTDLRWKVACGLPVGHGGFDPSTLTYWRKRLAASPSPHRIFDAVKAVVAETGVLTGKNRRALDSTALDDAVATQDTVTQLVAVIRRVARLVPGASDVVDEVCSAHDYDDPGKPQIAWDDKEARAVLVDALVRDALALLEVVSGWDLDEAGAEAVALLALIAGQDVEPAPGSDGTDGRWRIARRVAPDRVISVVDPEARHIHKTVHRRQDGFKAHVAVEPETGITTACELTKGAGPLAPDGATGMRLMDADDTLPAADDLREGQVVDVLGDSAYATGDALEKITAAGRRPLVKPGPLKPAVEGGFTLDDFIVDEQAGTATCPNGLTRPITPARSVTFGVGCVGCPLRARCTTAKRGRALQLHRHHTLLREHRQRAKDPAWQADYRQHRPMVERSIAWLVAGRNRRVRYRGVRKNNAWLHTRSAALNLRRLLNLGLTRTDGAWVVA; translated from the coding sequence ATGCAGGGTCGTCCGCTTGATGCGCGTGAGCTGTTGGATGCTGAGTCGGTCGCTGGGCACCTGGTCGATGAGGGCAGCGTGTTCGGGTTGTTGGCGCAGCAGAGGCGGGTGTTGTTCCCGGAGGCGATGTTCGCGGATCTGTTCCCGTCGCGGTTGGGTCGCCCGTCGGTGCCGGTGGATGTCGCGGCGTCGGTGATGGTGTTGCAGTCGTTGCATGGGCTCTCGGATCGGGAGGCGATGGCGGCGTTGCGGACGGATCTGCGGTGGAAGGTGGCGTGTGGCCTGCCGGTGGGGCATGGAGGGTTCGACCCGTCGACGTTGACGTACTGGCGGAAGCGGTTGGCGGCCAGCCCGTCCCCGCACCGGATCTTCGACGCGGTCAAGGCGGTAGTGGCTGAGACGGGGGTGTTGACGGGGAAGAACCGGCGGGCGCTGGACTCGACCGCGTTGGATGATGCGGTCGCGACGCAGGACACGGTGACGCAGCTGGTCGCGGTGATCCGCAGGGTCGCCCGGCTGGTTCCGGGGGCGAGTGACGTCGTGGATGAGGTCTGCTCGGCGCATGACTACGACGACCCGGGTAAGCCTCAGATCGCATGGGACGACAAGGAAGCGCGGGCGGTGCTGGTCGATGCGCTGGTGCGGGACGCCCTGGCGCTTTTGGAGGTCGTGTCCGGGTGGGACCTCGACGAGGCCGGCGCCGAGGCGGTCGCGTTGCTGGCGTTGATCGCGGGGCAGGACGTGGAGCCCGCACCAGGGTCGGACGGGACCGACGGCCGGTGGCGGATCGCTCGCCGGGTCGCCCCGGATCGGGTCATCAGCGTGGTGGACCCCGAGGCCCGGCACATCCACAAGACGGTGCACCGGCGTCAGGACGGCTTCAAGGCGCACGTCGCGGTCGAGCCCGAGACCGGGATCACGACCGCGTGCGAGCTGACCAAGGGTGCTGGCCCGCTCGCGCCGGACGGGGCGACGGGGATGCGGCTGATGGACGCGGACGACACCCTGCCCGCCGCGGACGATCTCCGCGAGGGGCAGGTCGTCGACGTCCTCGGTGACAGTGCGTACGCCACGGGTGACGCGCTCGAGAAGATCACTGCGGCGGGGCGGCGTCCGCTGGTCAAGCCCGGCCCGCTCAAGCCCGCGGTCGAGGGTGGGTTCACCTTGGACGACTTCATCGTCGATGAGCAGGCCGGGACCGCGACCTGCCCCAACGGCCTGACCCGCCCGATTACGCCAGCGCGCAGCGTCACGTTCGGGGTCGGCTGCGTCGGCTGTCCCTTGCGTGCCCGGTGCACCACCGCGAAGAGGGGCCGGGCCCTGCAGCTACACCGGCATCACACGCTGCTACGTGAGCATCGTCAGCGCGCGAAGGACCCTGCCTGGCAAGCGGATTACCGCCAGCACCGGCCGATGGTGGAACGCTCGATCGCGTGGCTCGTGGCGGGGAGGAACCGTCGGGTTCGCTACCGCGGTGTGCGGAAGAACAATGCCTGGCTCCACACCCGCAGCGCAGCCCTGAACCTGCGCCGGCTGCTCAATCTCGGCCTGACCCGCACCGACGGAGCTTGGGTCGTCGCCTGA